From a single Fusobacterium ulcerans ATCC 49185 genomic region:
- the rsgA gene encoding ribosome small subunit-dependent GTPase A has translation MNKIQGFYYVKSNEKVYECKLRGILKRKDNKHNCVVGDIVEFSEDNSITKVEKRKNLLERPLVANIDYIVIQFAGKDPVIDYERLNTLILNSFYYKIDPIIVVNKIDLLSQDEIEEIKRNLDFLKKLEIPYFLISERENIGIDQLKAFIQNRITAFGGPSGVGKSSIINLLQNAKVLETGETSKRLRRGKHTTKDTNLLPLPGGGFIIDTPGFSSVELPYIKDVQELISLFPEFKTDKNCKFYNCLHLNEPNCIIKDMVTNGEISPVRYDFYKKTYEKLKSERWNRYE, from the coding sequence ATAAACAAAATACAAGGATTTTATTATGTAAAATCTAATGAAAAAGTGTATGAATGTAAATTGAGAGGAATTCTAAAAAGAAAAGATAATAAACATAATTGTGTAGTAGGAGATATTGTTGAGTTTTCAGAAGATAATTCTATAACTAAAGTAGAAAAAAGAAAAAACCTTTTAGAAAGACCTTTAGTTGCAAATATAGACTATATTGTCATTCAGTTCGCTGGAAAGGACCCAGTAATTGACTATGAAAGACTCAATACTCTTATTCTTAACAGCTTTTATTATAAAATAGATCCAATAATTGTTGTAAATAAAATTGATCTGCTTTCCCAAGATGAAATTGAAGAAATCAAAAGAAATCTGGATTTTCTTAAGAAACTGGAAATACCTTATTTCCTCATTTCAGAAAGAGAAAATATTGGTATAGACCAGTTAAAAGCTTTTATTCAAAATAGAATAACTGCTTTTGGAGGTCCCAGTGGTGTAGGAAAGTCAAGTATTATAAATCTTTTACAAAATGCCAAAGTTCTTGAAACTGGTGAAACAAGTAAAAGATTAAGAAGGGGAAAACACACAACTAAAGATACTAATCTTCTCCCTCTTCCAGGTGGAGGCTTCATAATAGACACTCCTGGATTTTCATCTGTAGAACTACCTTACATAAAAGATGTTCAGGAATTAATTTCATTATTCCCTGAGTTCAAAACTGATAAAAATTGCAAATTTTATAATTGTTTGCATTTGAACGAACCAAATTGTATAATTAAAGATATGGTTACTAATGGAGAAATTTCTCCTGTAAGATATGATTTCTATAAAAAAACATATGAAAAATTAAAAAGTGAGAGGTGGAATAGGTATGAATAA
- the rpe gene encoding ribulose-phosphate 3-epimerase, with protein sequence MNNDIKIAPSILSADFSRLGEEVTAIDKAGADYVHIDVMDGMFVPNITFGAPVIKAIRNKTKLIFDVHLMIEKPERYIDDFVKAGADIITVHAESTVHLHRVIQQIKAHGIKAGVSLNPSTPVDVLKYVVDDIDMVLVMSVNPGFGGQKFINSAIDKIKDVRELSKNVDIQVDGGITADTIGKCIEAGANIFVAGSYVFSGDYEERINSLKRG encoded by the coding sequence ATGAATAATGATATTAAGATAGCTCCTTCTATCCTGTCAGCTGATTTCAGCAGACTTGGAGAAGAAGTAACAGCAATAGATAAAGCTGGGGCTGATTATGTTCATATAGACGTTATGGATGGGATGTTTGTTCCTAATATAACTTTTGGAGCTCCTGTTATAAAAGCTATAAGAAATAAAACTAAACTTATATTTGATGTACATCTAATGATTGAAAAACCAGAAAGATATATTGATGATTTTGTTAAAGCTGGAGCTGACATAATTACTGTACATGCTGAATCTACAGTACATCTTCACAGAGTTATTCAACAAATAAAAGCCCATGGAATAAAAGCTGGTGTATCTCTTAATCCTTCTACCCCTGTAGATGTTCTTAAATATGTTGTTGATGACATAGACATGGTATTGGTTATGAGTGTTAATCCAGGTTTTGGAGGACAAAAGTTTATTAACAGTGCAATAGATAAAATAAAAGATGTAAGAGAACTTAGTAAAAATGTGGATATTCAAGTTGATGGTGGAATTACAGCTGACACTATTGGAAAATGTATTGAAGCTGGAGCAAATATTTTTGTTGCTGGTTCATATGTTTTTTCTGGGGATTATGAAGAAAGAATAAATTCTTTAAAGAGAGGTTAA
- a CDS encoding MarR family winged helix-turn-helix transcriptional regulator: MNENIKKVNEVLEDFYKLFFKTEDMALKRGIKCLTHTELHLIEAIGQDSLTMNELAERIGITMGTATVAVSKLTEKGFIARVRSNSDRRKVFVSLTPKGAKALAYHNNYHKMIMSTLTEDIADKDLTHFIEVFEVILNALRGKTDYFKPLLITEFPVGTKVSVVEIKGTPIVQNFFASHGIENFTVLEIMESNDKENFILKKTDGDLLVLDILDAKNLIGIKNE, encoded by the coding sequence ATGAATGAAAACATAAAAAAAGTTAATGAAGTATTAGAAGATTTTTACAAATTATTTTTTAAAACAGAAGATATGGCTCTTAAAAGAGGTATAAAGTGCCTTACTCATACTGAACTTCATCTAATAGAAGCTATTGGACAAGATTCTCTTACTATGAATGAACTGGCTGAAAGAATTGGTATAACTATGGGAACTGCTACAGTAGCTGTTTCTAAACTTACAGAAAAAGGATTTATTGCCAGAGTAAGATCAAACTCTGACAGAAGAAAAGTTTTTGTATCTTTAACTCCTAAGGGAGCTAAAGCTTTAGCATATCATAATAATTATCATAAAATGATAATGTCTACACTTACTGAAGATATTGCTGACAAAGACCTTACTCATTTTATTGAAGTTTTTGAAGTAATTTTAAATGCCCTAAGAGGAAAAACAGATTATTTCAAACCTCTTCTTATCACTGAATTTCCAGTAGGGACAAAAGTTTCTGTAGTGGAAATAAAGGGAACTCCAATTGTACAAAATTTCTTTGCAAGTCATGGTATCGAAAACTTTACTGTACTTGAAATAATGGAAAGTAATGATAAAGAAAACTTTATCTTGAAAAAAACAGATGGAGATCTTTTAGTTTTAGACATCCTTGATGCTAAAAACTTAATTGGTATAAAGAACGAATAA
- a CDS encoding Rqc2 family fibronectin-binding protein — translation MFYIDGISLNKIKDELRENLSGKKINKITKNTEVSLSIYFGKTELVFSCNPSFPICYIADSKESILENTTGLAANMRKHLLNAMLTDVQQLGFDRILCFKFAKINELGEIKNYSIYFEIMGKYSNFIFTDEEDKIIDLLKRFSLEENRLRALFPGLKYEQPVIEEKISPLNITEEEFNKFKNENSLLKNIEGLGKLTVQNITDFNSFTHLLNTPSQPKIFLNKGRIVLGSVLNIVPKGKEYDEVVSFDSFREVINFYISSENLSSSFDTLKTQLLDNINKRIKKNMRILSLLEEEVIEKQDFIKYKEQGDILAASIYSLKRGMSSLETYDFYNNREISISLDPQITPQENLEKLYKKYNKLKRGMEANKRRFLEINEDLDYLNSIKLFIDNSPSTDNLKLIQEELISQGYIKVQQKKGNRKKQVKEIGYGVLEFKNFKILYGRNNIENDNLTFKIASKEDIWLHSKNIPGSHVIIKANEITEEILLKGAEVAAYFSKSSAGDKISVDYTKKRYINKPKGSKPGFVTYENEKNILIEKPNKL, via the coding sequence ATGTTTTACATTGATGGTATATCATTGAATAAAATAAAAGATGAACTGAGAGAAAATCTTTCAGGAAAAAAAATAAACAAGATAACAAAAAATACAGAAGTTTCTTTATCTATCTATTTTGGAAAAACTGAACTTGTATTTTCTTGTAACCCTTCTTTTCCTATCTGCTATATTGCAGATTCTAAAGAAAGCATCTTGGAAAACACCACTGGTCTTGCTGCAAACATGAGAAAACATCTGCTCAATGCTATGCTAACTGATGTTCAGCAATTAGGATTTGATAGAATATTATGTTTTAAGTTTGCCAAAATAAATGAACTTGGTGAAATAAAAAATTACTCTATATATTTTGAAATAATGGGAAAATATTCAAACTTTATTTTTACAGATGAAGAAGATAAAATAATTGATTTACTTAAACGATTTTCTCTGGAAGAAAACCGTTTAAGGGCTCTTTTTCCTGGGTTAAAATATGAACAGCCTGTTATTGAAGAAAAAATCTCTCCTTTAAATATTACAGAAGAAGAATTTAATAAATTTAAAAATGAAAATTCTCTTTTAAAGAATATAGAAGGATTGGGAAAATTAACTGTTCAAAATATAACTGATTTTAATAGTTTTACTCATCTGTTGAATACTCCATCTCAGCCAAAAATTTTCTTGAACAAAGGAAGAATAGTTCTTGGAAGTGTCCTTAATATTGTTCCTAAAGGAAAAGAATATGATGAGGTAGTTTCTTTTGACAGTTTTAGAGAAGTTATAAATTTCTATATAAGTTCAGAAAATCTATCCAGTAGTTTTGATACATTAAAAACTCAGCTTCTTGATAATATAAATAAAAGAATAAAAAAAAATATGAGAATACTTTCTCTTCTAGAGGAAGAAGTAATAGAGAAACAGGATTTTATAAAATATAAGGAACAAGGAGATATTCTTGCTGCATCTATTTATTCTCTTAAAAGAGGAATGAGTTCTCTTGAAACTTATGATTTTTATAATAATAGAGAAATATCTATTTCTCTTGATCCACAGATAACTCCGCAAGAAAATCTGGAAAAACTTTATAAGAAATATAACAAATTAAAAAGAGGTATGGAAGCTAATAAAAGAAGGTTTCTGGAAATAAATGAAGATTTGGATTATTTAAATAGTATCAAACTTTTTATAGATAATAGTCCTAGTACAGATAATCTAAAGCTTATACAAGAAGAGCTCATATCTCAGGGGTACATAAAAGTACAGCAGAAAAAGGGAAATAGGAAAAAACAAGTAAAGGAAATTGGATATGGAGTGCTCGAATTTAAAAACTTCAAGATACTTTATGGAAGAAACAACATTGAAAATGATAACTTAACTTTTAAAATTGCTTCTAAAGAAGATATATGGCTGCATTCTAAAAATATTCCAGGTTCTCATGTAATTATAAAAGCAAATGAAATCACAGAAGAAATACTTTTAAAGGGTGCCGAAGTAGCAGCATATTTTTCTAAAAGTTCTGCTGGAGATAAAATCAGTGTAGATTATACTAAGAAAAGATATATAAACAAGCCTAAAGGCAGTAAACCTGGGTTTGTCACTTATGAGAATGAAAAAAATATTCTCATTGAAAAACCAAATAAATTATAA
- a CDS encoding DUF5684 domain-containing protein, which yields MIGLILMILAFAGMWKTFEKAGMEGWKGIVPVYNMYLLITEIAKKPWWYLLLLFVPIANIVIMIIVSIEIAKAFGKGTGFGVGLALLSFVFYPLLGFGDAVYTELGTVVETAADSEEKNEKLDYDL from the coding sequence ATGATAGGATTAATTTTAATGATTCTTGCTTTTGCAGGAATGTGGAAAACTTTTGAAAAGGCTGGAATGGAAGGATGGAAAGGTATTGTTCCTGTTTATAACATGTATCTTTTAATCACTGAGATTGCAAAAAAACCATGGTGGTATCTATTACTATTATTTGTGCCAATTGCAAATATAGTTATCATGATTATTGTTAGTATTGAAATTGCTAAAGCATTTGGAAAAGGGACAGGATTTGGAGTAGGACTTGCTCTGCTTTCATTTGTATTCTATCCATTATTAGGATTTGGAGATGCAGTATATACAGAGCTTGGGACAGTTGTAGAAACTGCTGCTGATTCAGAAGAAAAAAATGAAAAACTAGATTACGATCTATAG
- a CDS encoding S1 RNA-binding domain-containing protein, translated as MIKIGKRQKMIINNFASVGAYLHGGTDDDKDNILLPNNELEGRDLKEGDEVEVLIYMDSEDRPVATFRKTEALVGNLAKLEVTDIHPTLGAFMDWGLKKELLLPKSQQVGKVEIGKKYLVGIYEDSKGRLSATMKIYNFLLPSTEMQKNDIVSGTVYGINSEIGVFVAVEDRYFGLIPKNEYFKDYKVGDVIEARVIRVREDGKIDLTPRELAYIQMDKDAELVYEKMRLLGDSFGFTDKSNPEEIINYFNMSKKAFKRAVGNLLKNGKIEKNENGYFKIKKEKKESEE; from the coding sequence ATGATAAAAATAGGAAAAAGACAAAAAATGATCATCAATAATTTTGCAAGTGTAGGAGCATATTTACATGGTGGAACTGATGATGATAAGGATAATATACTTCTTCCAAATAATGAATTAGAAGGAAGAGATCTTAAAGAAGGAGATGAAGTAGAAGTACTGATATATATGGATTCAGAAGATAGACCAGTAGCTACTTTTAGAAAAACTGAAGCTTTAGTTGGAAATTTAGCAAAATTAGAAGTAACAGATATTCATCCAACTTTAGGTGCTTTTATGGATTGGGGATTAAAAAAAGAACTTCTTCTTCCAAAAAGTCAGCAGGTAGGAAAAGTAGAAATAGGAAAAAAATATCTTGTAGGAATATATGAAGATAGCAAAGGAAGACTTTCTGCTACTATGAAAATATATAATTTTCTTCTTCCCTCAACTGAAATGCAGAAAAATGATATAGTAAGTGGAACTGTTTATGGAATTAATTCTGAGATAGGAGTCTTTGTAGCTGTAGAAGATAGATATTTTGGACTTATACCTAAAAATGAATACTTCAAAGACTATAAAGTTGGAGATGTAATAGAAGCAAGAGTAATAAGAGTGAGAGAAGATGGAAAAATCGATCTTACTCCAAGAGAACTTGCATATATTCAAATGGACAAAGATGCAGAACTTGTATATGAAAAAATGAGACTTCTTGGAGATAGCTTTGGATTTACTGATAAAAGTAATCCTGAAGAAATTATTAATTATTTTAATATGAGTAAAAAAGCATTCAAAAGAGCAGTTGGAAACCTATTGAAAAACGGAAAAATTGAAAAGAATGAAAATGGATATTTCAAAATAAAAAAAGAAAAAAAAGAGTCAGAAGAATAG
- a CDS encoding ABC transporter ATP-binding protein, with amino-acid sequence MKLMNIVKSYGNKKVLDGITLDIEEGKVTAILGESGSGKSTLLNIIAGKIKDFKGEIIFEAENKNGMSYIFQEDTLIPWKTVYDNLEFVLKKKISKEEINLRIKKYLEMVGLNGIEGEYPNSLSGGMKRRVGIARAFSFPSSYLFMDEPFEFLDIKIKNEIMEYFIKLQNLENKTVIFITHDIESAVSLGEKIVVFSNKPTKIKKIFKNPYPKEKNKEKKEKLKVEIEKLFL; translated from the coding sequence ATGAAGCTTATGAATATAGTTAAATCCTATGGAAATAAAAAAGTACTGGATGGAATAACTTTAGATATTGAAGAAGGAAAAGTTACTGCTATACTAGGAGAATCAGGTTCAGGAAAAAGTACTCTTCTTAATATAATAGCTGGGAAAATAAAAGACTTTAAAGGGGAAATAATTTTTGAAGCTGAAAATAAAAATGGGATGTCATATATATTTCAGGAAGATACTCTTATTCCTTGGAAAACTGTTTATGATAATTTAGAATTTGTATTAAAGAAAAAAATATCAAAAGAAGAAATCAACTTGAGAATAAAAAAATATCTTGAAATGGTTGGTTTAAATGGAATAGAAGGAGAATATCCCAATTCTCTTAGTGGTGGAATGAAAAGAAGAGTAGGAATAGCAAGAGCTTTTTCTTTTCCTTCAAGTTATCTTTTTATGGATGAGCCATTTGAATTTTTAGATATAAAAATAAAAAATGAAATAATGGAGTATTTTATAAAACTTCAAAATCTGGAAAATAAAACAGTAATTTTTATAACTCATGATATAGAATCTGCTGTTTCTTTGGGAGAAAAGATAGTAGTATTTAGTAATAAACCAACAAAAATAAAAAAAATATTTAAAAATCCTTATCCAAAAGAAAAAAATAAAGAAAAAAAAGAAAAATTAAAAGTTGAAATAGAAAAATTATTCTTGTAA
- a CDS encoding ABC transporter permease translates to MRKYLCQSRWMLISPLLFIAVWEIISRIIGNDLIFPSIPSIFKAFIDIIKGKEFLLIIFHTLKRTVVSIGISLIIGILCSILSYRYKFFYILFFPFFSFLKSIPTIAVIILVLIWSNVEVVPIITGIMILLPLIYENILGGIDSIDRDLLKMADIYKVAKMDILKGIYIPGVYYFSSSGIPALIALTLKVVIAGEVLSQGSLSIGGEIFMGKIYLESPSIFAWIIIVILINFFLDISLKKINTELTKWRKL, encoded by the coding sequence ATGAGAAAATATTTATGTCAAAGTAGATGGATGCTTATCTCTCCTTTATTGTTTATAGCTGTATGGGAAATTATATCAAGAATAATAGGAAATGATTTGATATTTCCAAGTATACCAAGTATTTTCAAAGCATTCATAGATATAATAAAAGGAAAAGAGTTTTTATTAATAATTTTCCATACTTTAAAGAGAACTGTGGTAAGTATAGGTATATCATTAATAATAGGAATTTTATGTAGTATTCTTTCATACAGATATAAGTTTTTTTATATTTTATTTTTTCCATTTTTTTCATTTCTAAAATCTATTCCTACAATAGCTGTAATAATACTAGTTCTTATTTGGAGCAATGTAGAAGTTGTCCCAATAATAACTGGAATAATGATACTTCTTCCATTAATATATGAAAATATACTTGGAGGTATAGATTCAATAGACAGGGATTTATTAAAAATGGCAGATATATATAAAGTGGCAAAAATGGATATCCTAAAAGGAATATATATTCCAGGAGTATATTATTTTTCATCATCTGGAATACCTGCTTTGATAGCTTTAACTTTAAAAGTAGTTATAGCAGGAGAAGTTTTATCACAAGGTTCTCTTTCTATTGGGGGAGAAATATTTATGGGGAAAATATATTTAGAAAGTCCTTCTATTTTTGCATGGATAATTATTGTTATTTTGATAAATTTTTTCTTGGATATATCTTTAAAGAAAATAAATACAGAACTTACAAAATGGAGGAAACTGTAA
- a CDS encoding ABC transporter substrate-binding protein, with amino-acid sequence MKKTIIALFMMLFFITAVYSKDTVKFTSPNGLPALSVVKMINDNKEISGKKIEYKLEKISESLVMNFFKKESDIGIVPSNLAGQLYNKNLNYKIIGTVGWGSFYVISRENLEDIKDLKGKEIYTIGKGLTPDIMLQTILEENGINPTKDLKINYLSGGNELAPLYLAGKVNIAMVSEPVLSKIMSKDNKTKINFNMNDEWKKIFKNNTGFPQSTLIATEELVEEDPEFVSKFITELKNSIEFIYSENSDKEKYIAESKITIDISILNEVIKRANIKFVPANDSKEVYKLYFEKIEKTNSKAIGGKIPDEKIFMSK; translated from the coding sequence ATGAAAAAAACAATAATAGCTCTATTTATGATGCTTTTTTTTATTACAGCAGTATATTCAAAAGATACTGTCAAATTTACATCTCCTAATGGTCTGCCAGCTCTTAGTGTGGTGAAAATGATAAATGATAATAAAGAAATATCTGGTAAGAAAATAGAATATAAACTGGAAAAGATTTCTGAATCTCTTGTAATGAATTTTTTTAAAAAAGAGAGTGATATTGGAATAGTACCCTCTAATCTTGCAGGTCAACTATATAATAAAAATCTTAATTATAAAATAATTGGAACTGTTGGATGGGGTTCTTTTTATGTGATAAGCAGAGAAAATCTAGAGGATATAAAAGATTTAAAAGGAAAAGAAATATATACTATTGGAAAAGGGCTGACACCAGATATTATGCTGCAAACTATATTAGAAGAAAATGGAATCAATCCAACTAAAGATTTAAAAATAAATTATTTATCAGGTGGAAATGAGCTTGCTCCTTTATATCTTGCTGGAAAAGTAAATATAGCAATGGTTTCAGAACCTGTTTTAAGTAAAATAATGTCAAAAGATAATAAGACTAAAATCAACTTTAATATGAATGATGAATGGAAAAAAATTTTTAAAAACAATACAGGATTTCCTCAATCTACTCTGATTGCAACAGAAGAACTTGTGGAAGAAGATCCAGAGTTTGTATCAAAATTTATAACTGAACTGAAAAATAGTATAGAATTTATCTATAGTGAAAATTCAGATAAAGAAAAATATATAGCTGAATCAAAAATAACTATAGATATAAGTATTTTAAATGAAGTAATAAAAAGGGCGAATATAAAATTTGTACCAGCTAATGATAGTAAAGAAGTATATAAATTATATTTTGAAAAGATAGAAAAGACAAACAGTAAGGCAATTGGAGGAAAAATTCCAGATGAGAAAATATTTATGTCAAAGTAG
- a CDS encoding ATP-binding cassette domain-containing protein, which translates to MNDIILTVENFGLTIKNRKVLENISFNIERGDYLAIGGVPGSGKSSLIKGLLGLVNAGITGNISYHNIGKGEVSYIPQNIMQLKEEFPGTAREIVAIGMISRKRGRCLEDGDWEKVDELLKLFNLYELKDKKINKLTALQQLKINAAKHLITEPKLIYIDNPSSALDLKSKIDFYSTIKRICDEKEITVIFITHNIKEISNFANKLLFLRRKEKTFYFGDCKDFIKDKE; encoded by the coding sequence ATGAATGATATCATATTGACGGTGGAAAATTTTGGATTAACTATAAAAAACAGAAAAGTTCTGGAAAATATTTCTTTCAATATTGAAAGAGGGGATTATCTTGCTATTGGTGGAGTTCCAGGTTCTGGTAAAAGTAGTCTGATAAAAGGGCTGTTAGGGTTAGTAAATGCTGGAATAACTGGAAATATATCTTATCATAATATAGGGAAAGGTGAGGTTAGTTATATACCACAAAATATAATGCAGTTAAAGGAAGAGTTTCCAGGAACTGCAAGAGAAATTGTTGCTATTGGAATGATTTCTAGAAAAAGAGGAAGATGTTTAGAAGATGGTGACTGGGAAAAAGTAGATGAACTTTTAAAACTTTTTAATTTATATGAATTAAAAGATAAAAAAATAAATAAACTTACAGCACTTCAGCAATTAAAAATAAATGCGGCAAAACATCTTATTACTGAGCCTAAATTGATATATATAGATAATCCAAGTTCAGCTCTTGATTTAAAGAGTAAAATAGATTTTTATAGTACAATAAAAAGAATATGTGATGAAAAAGAGATTACAGTTATTTTCATAACTCATAATATAAAAGAGATATCTAATTTTGCAAATAAACTTCTGTTTTTAAGAAGAAAAGAGAAAACTTTCTATTTTGGAGATTGCAAAGATTTTATAAAAGATAAAGAATAA
- a CDS encoding dicarboxylate/amino acid:cation symporter, protein MKKLGLLPKLIVGLIAGIIVGKIGFIPLLRVMLTFNGLFGNFLQFVIPLIILGFVAPGIGDLGKKAGKLLAVTTVLAYGSTIVSGSLAFFTNSILLKKILPTGAALVEGSHPEAGLLSGYLTVEMPPIMGVMTALLMAFIIGIGIAVVEGTTLKNLMNEVQTIVEKIITNIIIPFLPLYIAGIFANMTYAGEIVKIMSVFAKVFGIIIILHFVILLVQYTIAGTLAGANPLLLIRKMLPAYFTAIGTQSSAATIPVTLNQTKENGVNEGIADFTIPLCATIHLSGSTITLVSCSMAVMMLNGMPITFSGMFGFILMLGVTMVAAPGVPGGAVMAALGLLESMLGFGPELTSLMIALYLTQDSFGTACNVTGDGAISIMVNKIAGFKLIPPTKEKI, encoded by the coding sequence ATGAAAAAACTCGGTTTACTACCAAAACTTATTGTAGGTTTGATAGCAGGTATCATTGTAGGTAAAATAGGATTTATTCCATTACTAAGAGTTATGCTTACATTTAATGGATTATTTGGAAACTTTTTACAGTTTGTAATTCCATTAATAATCTTAGGATTTGTAGCACCTGGTATTGGAGATTTAGGTAAAAAAGCTGGAAAACTATTAGCAGTTACTACAGTTCTTGCATATGGTTCAACAATCGTATCTGGATCATTAGCATTTTTTACAAATTCTATCTTGCTTAAAAAGATACTTCCAACAGGAGCTGCTTTAGTAGAAGGAAGCCATCCAGAAGCAGGACTTTTAAGTGGTTATTTAACAGTTGAAATGCCTCCAATCATGGGAGTTATGACAGCATTGTTAATGGCATTCATCATAGGTATTGGAATTGCAGTAGTTGAAGGAACAACTCTTAAAAACCTTATGAATGAAGTACAGACAATAGTTGAAAAAATAATAACAAATATTATTATTCCATTCTTGCCTCTATACATAGCAGGTATCTTTGCAAATATGACTTATGCTGGAGAAATAGTAAAAATCATGTCAGTATTTGCAAAAGTATTTGGAATAATTATAATTCTTCACTTTGTTATCCTATTGGTTCAATATACAATAGCTGGAACTTTAGCAGGAGCTAATCCATTATTATTAATAAGAAAAATGCTTCCTGCATATTTCACAGCAATTGGAACTCAGTCATCTGCAGCAACTATTCCAGTTACTCTTAACCAAACTAAAGAAAATGGAGTAAATGAAGGGATCGCAGACTTTACAATCCCATTATGCGCTACTATCCATCTATCAGGAAGTACAATAACACTTGTAAGCTGTTCAATGGCAGTAATGATGTTAAATGGAATGCCTATCACATTTTCAGGAATGTTTGGATTTATTCTTATGCTGGGAGTAACAATGGTAGCAGCACCAGGAGTACCAGGTGGAGCAGTAATGGCAGCACTTGGATTATTAGAAAGTATGCTTGGATTTGGTCCAGAACTTACATCTTTAATGATTGCTCTATATTTAACTCAAGACAGTTTTGGAACTGCTTGTAATGTAACTGGAGATGGGGCTATATCTATAATGGTTAATAAAATTGCTGGATTTAAATTAATTCCTCCTACTAAAGAAAAAATATAA